From a single Papaver somniferum cultivar HN1 unplaced genomic scaffold, ASM357369v1 unplaced-scaffold_133, whole genome shotgun sequence genomic region:
- the LOC113333763 gene encoding basic transcription factor 3-like, producing the protein MQMNIEKLQKMAGAVRTGGKGSVRRKKKDVHKTTTTDDKRLQSTLKRIGVNAIPAIQEVNIFKDDVVIQFQNPKVQASIAANTWVVSGSPQTKKLQDLLPGIINQLGPDNLDNLRKLAEQFQKQMSGGAGAIPGTIPEEDDNDVPELVAGETFEAAADEEKAAS; encoded by the exons ATGCAGATGAATATAGAGAAGCTCCAGAAGATGGCTGGTGCCGTGCGCACTGGTGGAAAGGGAAGCGTTAGAAG AAAAAAGAAGGATGTACACAAGACCACAACCACAGATGATAAAAGGCTTCAAAGCACTCTTAAAAGAATAGGTGTTAATGCCATTCCAGCCATTCAGGAGGTCAATATTTTCAAGGACGATGTAGTCATCCAGTTCCAAAACCCTAAAG TTCAAGCTTCAATTGCTGCCAACACATGGGTTGTTAGTGGTTCTCCTCAAACAAAGA AATTGCAAGATCTTTTACCTGGAATTATCAACCAATTGG GACCGGATAACTTGGACAACTTGAGGAAGCTTGCAGAACAATTCCAGAAGCAGATGTCTGGTGGTGCAGGTGCCATTCCTGGAACAATCCCTGAGGAGGATGACAATGATGTGCCAGAGCTTGTGGCTGGAGAGACATTCGAAGCCGCAGCCGACGAGGAAAAAGCAGCTTCCTAG